From the genome of Anopheles funestus chromosome 2RL, idAnoFuneDA-416_04, whole genome shotgun sequence:
CGGACAAAGCATGAGATTAGACACCAGAAAAAATGCGACTGATATAAAAATTCTGACGAACTTAGAagtaatgcattatttgaaacTGATTATCTACATTCAGAGCAACTTTAAGCTATAGAATAATATTGTTAAGCCCAAAGCTAGAAGAATGTGATATAGGACTGATGTTATTGATATTATTCTGTTTTGACCAGACTAGACATAGATCACAAGACGATGTAATACACCTGAGCTAAATCTAAATCCTGATGAGCTACAAATCATGagactaaaacaaacaaaattacagAGCTAAAGATGCATGATTCAAATAAATTCTTATCTCCCAAACTCTGCAGTAGCTGTTTCCTACAAAGACGTGCTTTTTAGATTGCTaatcaaaatgtttttcactCTCGCACAACGTTGTTTGCATCGTAAGCACGTGTTGCACTTAATTACGCTTCAACAGCATTGCACAcagaacaaaagcaaaaacatcaaTAGACTCGATCGCCACATGGCAGCATCCACCATGGCTAGTTCCAAAATTAAACCACCGTCTTGCATTGCTGACAGATGCATCATCTCGTGCTACCTGTTCAGAACAATTCCGTCGCAATGGGACGCAATAGTAAACAGTGATTGCTGAATGAAGAAGTATGCAACACGGTGGCAGCTACCCGATCATATGATCGTACCGAGAAAGAATCACGAGATCGTTCGTACAAACGTATTTGCCTGCAGTTGAAGTGGCTTCGGTAGGTGCACATTCGTGAGCAGCCGCCAGCCATTCGTCTTTTCGGCACATTTCACCTGCAGCAATCGGTTGGAGAGGTTCTCGTGTGGGAAGGTGGACAGTTTTGTCAACGTGGCCTTATATTTAGTGCAAAAGTGGTACATTGGTGTacagtgatttattttttctacagACAACCGTTAAACCGAAACATTCTTCAAAATGGTGCTGGATTTAAACTTCTCCCGTTACGATAACACGACTCCGTTCGGGTTTAAGCTCGTCGGTGGAGCAGACTTCGATGTTCCTTTGACGGTGGTTAAAGTGAGTTTGAACAGTGATTATCTACGTTATTATACACAGTTTAATACATTCGACGAAGATTGTTACATCGCACATTCAGGATGGAATTTGTACGCAGAAACTATGAGTAATTTGTACAAAAGTTTGTGCGATGGCATTTGCCATGTTACGTAATCGATTGAAATTGTCTGTAGCAGAATAGAGGCAGagattttgtgcaaaatgatCAAGTGACTTCGTAGTACATAGAAGATGGAACAGAATAGAAGATTTCACTTTCTTGCGAATGAATCGCCTTTATATCCTTTCCCAATTATCCTTAGCACTACCTTTTTCCTCAGTGAATTCTGTGTTCGAGATGGTACAATTAACCTCAAAACATGAAACCCAAATTAAGAGACACATCTCAATTCACTATTTGAAGTGATCGAAGGGTCGATCGATAAAAATAGCGTCGAAGCGACTAGAAATGTCAGCAAGACATCGCTCGATGGCCCGTGTGTATGCGCTTTGGTCGATACTTTCTATTTCCACCGTATTTTCAATTGCAACTGAAATTCTGTATGTGCACTTTACAGATCTTACCCGGAAGCATCGCCGAAGATGTAGGCATGCACATCGGAGATGTGGTGGTACGCATCAATGACATACCCACGGGCAACATGTCCTATTACGATGCACACCAGCTGTTGGCCTGTGCCGGCAACCAATTTGTGCTCGGCATCTTAAGGTTAGTCAGCCATGACGCTAGTGAGAGGGGACAAGGTCCTGGCATGTATGCTCTAACGTAAAATGTCCTTTTCTCAATGTTCGATCATGGCAGGGCACGTGAGGTAACGCCATCCCAACGTCTGATCAAGGAGAAAACGCCATCGGGTGAGGTGGAGTACATTAACACTTCGCCCAAACCGTTCTGGACGCCGAATGTTGGCAGCCCATGCCAGCTGGGACAATCGAAGGAGGCACGGCAGATGGAAGAACAAGTTCCCGAGATACCGATCACCGACGAGCAGATTGCCGAAGTCCTCTCGGGCGAAGCCGAAGTACTGAAGCAACACAACGTGATCGGGTAGGTGGAGATGATCTCGTGTCTCGAGGACATAGGGCAATATTTCGTTCACCTTCGACTATCTGTTGATGTTCATGTGTACTGTCACCTTGCAGCGTGAACTTTAACAAGATGATCCCCAAGGCGGGAGTGTTCAAGCAGAGCGAGGTGTTCAAGACGCTCAACAGCGAGCTGGTGGAGAGCGAGGAGGAAGATAAGAAGTGGACCACCTTCCTGCAGAGGCCGGCGCGACCGCCCCCGAAGACGCCCGAGGAGAAGAAGCTCGAACGGAATCCCCCAACCGAGCGCTACCAGGTACGAATTGTGAagcaaccgaaaccgaaaattGCCCCCGACTACAAGCCACCCAAATCAC
Proteins encoded in this window:
- the LOC125775218 gene encoding titin isoform X6; amino-acid sequence: MVLDLNFSRYDNTTPFGFKLVGGADFDVPLTVVKILPGSIAEDVGMHIGDVVVRINDIPTGNMSYYDAHQLLACAGNQFVLGILRAREVTPSQRLIKEKTPSGEVEYINTSPKPFWTPNVGSPCQLGQSKEARQMEEQVPEIPITDEQIAEVLSGEAEVLKQHNVIGVNFNKMIPKAGVFKQSEVFKTLNSELVESEEEDKKWTTFLQRPARPPPKTPEEKKLERNPPTERYQVRIVKQPKPKIAPDYKPPKSPEPEPEPEPIPMYDEYLNERQEVEVETIKTLVEESIVLGEPKTGDAEGGTQPEATSPSEEEPTEEFREQLQNVQKQLEALSALPNTIQATIAALTEQLAALAAPKRKSKSISPRPEEAEAKVGESTEQSTAPDGIVPEVSETFEVTEFSRAGSSGGDQSSSVDEGEHIQYTEEELELLEKRMKEHDIEWTNQNDKPKYQTIEWAIVSQRYRIYVDEEEEIEYVTIPLRITEELVACGVESSEAIAIEPQPVLA